The proteins below come from a single Vitis vinifera cultivar Pinot Noir 40024 chromosome 9, ASM3070453v1 genomic window:
- the LOC100245019 gene encoding aspartyl protease family protein At5g10770, translating into MHQWVLKPALLLLFSCQTPTPKNLSPHTHIYTQRLSLPLCNSSSSTMVDPTPSVPFILLSLLLLGLGNGVVCLEEKRVLSLQKVQPKLQSTDTSCFSQKSRREMGATILEMKHRDHCSGVTRDWNEKLQKRLTMDAERVKSLQSRIKRTVPSNTEDVSNAQIPVTSGIELETLNYIVTVELGARKMTVIVDTGSDLTWVQCQPCDSCYNQRDPVFKPSTSPSYQPILCNASACQSLQFATGNSGVCGSAAPICNYAINYGDGSFTRGELGHEKLKFGTILVKDFIFGCGRNNKGLFGGVSGLMGLGRSDLSLISQTSGIFGGVFSYCLPSTERKGSGSLILGGNSSVYRNSSPISYAKMIENPQLYNFYFINLTGISIGGVALQAPSVGPSRILVDSGTVITRLPPTIYKALKAEFLKQFTGFPPAPAFSILDTCFNLSAYQEVDIPTIKMHFEGNAELTVDVTGVFYFVKSDASQVCLALASLEYQDEVAILGNYQQKNLRVIYDTKETKVGFALETCSFE; encoded by the exons ATGCACCAGTGGGTCCTCAAGCCAGCCCTTCTTCTTTTGTTCTCATGCCAAACTCCAACTCCTAAGAATCTCTctccacacacacacatatatacacAGAGACTTTCCCTCCCTCTCTGCAACTCTTCATCTTCAACAATGGTAGACCCAACACCCTCTGTCCCATTCATTCTTCTCTCGCTTCTTTTGCTCGGTCTTGGAAATGGGGTTGTCTGTTTGGAAGAGAAGAGGGTCCTCAGCCTGCAGAAGGTTCAGCCCAAGCTGCAGAGCACCGATACCAGCTGCTTCTCTCAGAAATCGA GGAGAGAGATGGGTGCTACCATATTGGAAATGAAGCACCGGGACCATTGTTCTGGAGTGACCCGGGACTGGAACGAGAAGCTGCAGAAAAGGTTAACAATGGATGCTGAAAGAGTGAAGTCACTACAATCCAGAATCAAAAGAACAGTTCCAAGCAACACTGAGGATGTTTCAAACGCTCAAATTCCAGTAACTTCAGGTATAGAACTTGAAACCCTAAACTATATTGTTACAGTGGAATTGGGTGCTCGGAAAATGACAGTGATTGTGGACACGGGGAGTGATTTGACATGGGTTCAATGCCAGCCTTGTGATTCATGTTATAATCAACGTGACCCCGTATTCAAACCATCAACATCTCCATCCTACCAACCAATTTTATGCAATGCATCGGCTTGTCAGTCTCTGCAATTCGCTACAGGAAATTCAGGAGTATGTGGGAGTGCTGCACCTATTTGTAACTATGCCATCAACTATGGTGATGGGTCCTTTACTCGCGGTGAGCTTGGTCATGAGAAACTCAAATTTGGAACCATTCTTGTGAAAGATTTTATATTTGGCTGTGGCCGGAACAATAAAGGTCTCTTTGGGGGAGTTTCGGGTCTGATGGGCCTGGGAAGGAGCGATCTCTCATTGATTTCTCAAACTTCTGGTATATTTGGAGGAGTCTTCTCCTACTGTTTACCTTCCACTGAAAGAAAGGGCTCAGGTTCACTGATTCTTGGTGGCAATTCTTCGGTGTACAGGAACTCCAGTCCCATTTCCTATGCTAAAATGATAGAGAATCCACAGCTCTACAACTTCTATTTCATCAACCTTACAGGAATTAGCATTGGTGGAGTAGCCCTACAGGCTCCAAGTGTTGGTCCCAGCCGAATTCTAGTTGATTCAGGCACGGTTATCACAAGGCTTCCTCCTACAATTTACAAGGCTCTGAAGGCCGAGTTTCTGAAACAGTTCACTGGGTTTCCTCCAGCACCGGCTTTCTCAATCTTGGACACTTGCTTCAATCTAAGTGCATATCAAGAAGTTGACATTCCTACAATAAAAATGCACTTTGAAGGTAATGCTGAGCTGACTGTAGATGTAACTGGGGTCTTCTATTTTGTGAAGTCTGATGCTTCTCAGGTGTGTTTGGCTCTTGCTAGTCTGGAATACCAAGATGAAGTTGCAATTTTGGGGAATTACCAGCAGAAAAACCTAAGGGTTATATACGATACAAAGGAGACAAAGGTCGGATTTGCACTAGAGACTTGTAGTTTCGAATGA